A window of Thermoleophilia bacterium contains these coding sequences:
- a CDS encoding sodium:calcium antiporter, whose amino-acid sequence MNVFLLIVALFVILAGCELFVNGIEWFGRKLELGEGAVGSVLAAVGTALPETIIPLIAILISGGDAGHEVGIGAILGAPFMLSTLAIFVCGVSVVVFTLTKRRQLQVRYNRKIMKRDLSYFLVAYVIAVAAGIFDIGFFRYILAVVLLASYGIYVWRTMKSEGDLEGECRSLYFHRTAESPHLGRVILQIVVALAAIIFGADLFVDKLANVAAALGVPPLVISLLITPVATELPEKFNSVLWMREKKDTLALGNITGAMVFQSTFPVAVGMVFTDWHLWGEGDWHAAVAAGVALLSGLIMYLQLRFTKRGFGVGSLLFGGILYAAFFAVTLWSIS is encoded by the coding sequence GTGAATGTCTTCCTGCTCATAGTCGCTTTATTTGTCATCCTGGCTGGCTGCGAGCTCTTTGTTAACGGGATTGAATGGTTTGGCCGCAAGCTGGAGCTGGGCGAAGGTGCCGTTGGTAGCGTGCTAGCAGCGGTCGGCACGGCTCTTCCCGAGACGATAATCCCTCTCATTGCGATTCTCATATCCGGGGGAGACGCTGGCCACGAGGTGGGCATCGGAGCCATTCTGGGCGCGCCGTTCATGCTGTCAACACTGGCCATTTTTGTGTGCGGCGTTTCGGTGGTTGTCTTCACGTTGACCAAGCGGCGCCAGCTCCAAGTTCGTTATAACCGGAAAATCATGAAGCGGGATCTCTCGTATTTCTTGGTTGCGTATGTCATTGCTGTGGCGGCTGGCATATTTGACATTGGCTTCTTCCGCTACATTCTGGCGGTGGTTCTGCTGGCCAGCTACGGAATCTACGTGTGGCGTACGATGAAATCCGAGGGCGATCTTGAGGGAGAATGCAGAAGCCTTTATTTCCACCGCACGGCGGAGTCCCCCCATCTTGGGCGAGTGATCCTACAGATAGTGGTGGCCCTTGCCGCCATAATCTTTGGCGCGGACCTGTTTGTTGACAAGCTTGCCAATGTGGCGGCTGCGTTGGGAGTTCCGCCTCTGGTAATTTCGCTTCTTATCACGCCGGTGGCTACTGAGCTTCCGGAGAAGTTCAACAGCGTGCTTTGGATGCGAGAGAAGAAAGACACCCTGGCTCTTGGCAACATCACGGGCGCCATGGTCTTTCAAAGCACTTTCCCAGTAGCCGTGGGAATGGTGTTCACTGACTGGCATCTCTGGGGCGAGGGCGACTGGCACGCTGCAGTGGCGGCCGGGGTGGCGTTGCTCTCTGGCCTCATCATGTACCTTCAGCTACGTTTTACCAAGAGAGGGTTCGGCGTGGGCTCTCTTCTTTTCGGTGGAATACTCTACGCCGCTTTCTTTGCTGTGACACTCTGGTCGATCAGCTAG